GCCTGCGCCGTGAACACCGGGTTGTCCGGTTCGCTGTGCGCGCCGGTGACGAAGTCGGTGTGGAACAGGCGCCGGCCCTCGACGAAGTTCTGCACGTTTTCGTGCTGCATGTTCAGCGCCATCTGCTCGAAGTACGTGTCGGGCTCGGCGACCGCCCACACCACGGTGGTGTCACCGCCCAGCTGCGCGTTCGGCAGCGGGCCCGGGATGGCCACATAGTCCTTGTTGTTCGCGGTCATCCCGCCAAGGCCAATCCGATAGCGAAAGGTGTCGGTGTAATACGAATCGCGCGAGCCCGGCGAGGTCATGGTGGCGGGCGCGATGAAGACGCCGAACTCGAACTCGAAGTTCTCGCCCACGGTCATGGTGCGGCCGACGGGAATGTTGGTCTGATCGTACTGCTGGACGGCGGCGGTCTTGCCCATGGGCGGCATGGGCGCCGCGGGGACGTCCTTCATGTACTCGTTGTCCTGAAACGTGGCGTTGTTGCCTTGCTGCTTCCAGGCGCGCCAGTTGGTGATGCGGTTGCCGGTGTGATCGGGCATGGCGATCGGCAGGTAGGTGACCCGAATCTCCTGCTTCCCCATCGGCGTGAAGTCCTCGACTGTAAAGCCGTAGGTGCGGTCCTCGAAGTAATGACTGAGAAACGGCCCGTAACTGCCTTCCTTTTCGTGGCGGCCGCGCACCCGGCCGGCGCCGCGCGTGACCAGCACCCCGTCGTCGCGCGTGAAGATCACCGGTGGGTTCTTGACATCGGCGGCCGTGAACAACGGCTGCACACCGCCGAGATCGACGTCGGTGGGGGCGCGCACCTGGCCGGTGAAATAGGCGTAAGCGGCCGCGACGTCGGCGTCGCTGATCAACGCCGGCGAATAGGCCGCCATGTTGGCGCTGCCGTTTCTGACCTGGTTTTCAAATTCGGCCAGGGTTCCTTTGAACCCGAACAGATCGGGATAGCGGGTGTTCGCCGTGCCATTGGCGGTGTGGCAAGCGCTGCAATTCGAGACGAAGGCGCCGGGCAGCGCGCCGCCGCACCGGTCGCTGGGCAGGCCGGTTGTCGTCGTCGGCTTCGGCATCTGGCCGCCGCCACTGGCGCCGGGCGCCGGGGTCGCGCCGGGATTGCCGAGGTTGGTCGAGCTTGGATCGCCGCTTTTGGGTGAGCCGCCTGGCCCGGGCGCAATTTGTCCCAAACAACCGGTCACAAGCGCGGCGACGGCGAGGGCGAGGGACGCCATGCGGGGGCCGCGCGTCGTCAGGTTGTGTGCGTCAGAGCGAAACGAATTCCGGTCTCGTGAGTTCGCCACAAACCGAGAGTGGGCCGGGAAACGAAATTCCGTTGCCGATCAAAATCGATTTAGCCCCCGTGTGTGCGTCAGAGGCGGACACTGAGCCCGACCGATGCGGCCGGCGCCACGCGCGGCACCCGGTAAACGTCGCCCAGGCCAGTGATGCTGAACGTGGGCCGATTCACTGACGTCGCCACCGCCACCTGCGCCACCGCCGAGAGCGAACGATAAAGCGGCACCTGCAGACGCAACGCCGGCAAGACCGCGTACCACGGCGCCACCGCCTGGCTGTTCTCGGTCGAGCCCACCGACTGCACGCGCAGCGCGCTGGCCTGAACGCCAAGACAAGCGGACAGCGACGACGCCGCCCAGGCCCCGGCGCGATAGCAACCGGACAGCGCGCCGTCGATGTCGGTGACCCGCGCGGCGATGCCCGCCGCCGCGGTCGCCTCGGCGCGCGGCACCATCCCGAAGCGCAGGCTGCCGAACCAGCGCCGGCCGCCCGCATCGACGCCCAGACCAAAACCGAACGCCGGTCCGGGCGGTGACCCCCAGGCGCCGCGCCCGTCGATAAGTAGCGCCCAGCGCAGCGGCGGCAACGACAGCGCGCGTTCGCCGCGGCCGCCGTCGCTGGCGATGACCTCCGGACGCGCCAGGTCCGGCGGTGACGGAGCCGCGGGCGGCAACGAAGACAACGGCGGCGGCGGTGGCGGCACTTCTCCCGCCGGCGCGGGGGCGGGCGATTCGCCGGGCGCCGGGGTTTGCTCCGCCTCGACGGCGGTTCCCGCGCCGCGCGGATCCACCAGCAATGGATCCGCCGACAGCTCGACGCCTTCGCCGAAAGCCAGGCCCAGCACCAGCGTGGCGGCGCCCACCAGCGGCGTGCAGGCCCGCGCCTCCAGCTCGCGTTGGCCGGCGGTGCCGTCGCGATCGGTGCGCAGGTGCAGGAACCAGCGGCCGCCCCGCTGTTCGACCCGCGCCCACGCCGTCAGATGCGGTGGCGTGCGGCCACGGCGCACGCGCACCACCCGTTCCAACTGCGCCCGCACCACGTCAGCCGACGGACACTCGGGTGGCGCGTCCCAGAAAAAATCCAGCGGTAGCGACGAAGCAGACGCCCGCGCCGGCGCCGGCATCGCCGCCGCCAGCAGCGCCAGGGGCAAAAACCACCGCGCCCGGGCGGCGATGCTCAACGTCCTCCGCAGCTTTCCTCCACCGACGTGCGCAGCGGCGAGCCCGGCGCTCGCTTCAAGATCTCGCCGGCCAGCGGTCGCGCCTGCGCGGTCTGCCCCAGCGCGCACAGCGCGAACACCCGCAAAGCGTCGCGCTCCATCCCCAGCACCGAATGCGGGTACCGGCGCGCGTGCTGCTGCGCCAGCGCCAGAGCGCGGGCGGCCTTGCCCTGCCGCCACGCTTGCTGCGCCTTGTGCAGCAACGAGAGCTCGGCCATCAGCGGATCGCGGCCAGGGCGACCGGATGACGCTGGTGCAGCGGCGGGGACGATCGGCGTCGGCTCGACGGTGGGCGGCGGCACCGGCTCGGCCGCGACAGGCGGCGCGGCCACCGGCGCCGGCGCGACCGTCGCCAACGCCGGTCTTTGGGCTGGCGCTGACCTCGTCAGCCAGTACGTGCCCGCACCCAGCGACGCCACCACCGCCACGGTCACCGCGATCTTCAACCCGGACGCGATCCCAGCGGCGCCGGCCGCCTTGCCGGCCGCGACGGTCGCGCCCGCCGCCGTCGCCGGCGCGGACGCCATCGCGGCCACCACGCCGATGGCCAGCGCCTTGCGAATGCGTTCCTTGTCGTCCGCACTGGGCGTGCGCGCCGACCGAACCTGGTCGATCACCCGCCGCGCTTCAAGATTCATTGGATCGTCCATGCCCCCCCCACATTTGACCGGCTCGCTGGCTCACAACCCCGCTGCTGAAAATCTGTCGCGCCGCCCGCAGCCGCGTGCGCACGGTATTTTCGTTGATCGCCAGCGCTTCGGCGATCTCCACCGCCGTCATCTCTTCGATCTCGTACATCACGAAGACCTCGCGCTGCACGTCGGACATGCGGGCCAGCAGCTTGTCCAGCAAGGCGGCGGCGTCTTTTTGATCCAGCAACTCGGCCGGACCGCGGTCGGTGCTGGCGTGATCGTCGACCAGCGGCTCTCCCGTCGGAGCGTTTCCGTGCTTTTGTAGATAGTCGCGCACCACCCGCCGCACGATGGTCCACAGCCAGGTGCGCATCGACGAGCGGCCTTCGAACGTGCCCAGCTTGCGGTGCACGACCATGAAGACTTCCTGCACGACGTCGTCGACGGCCGCGCGCGCGACGCCCCGGCTAAGGACGCTGCGCCAGACGAAAGAAAATTGCGTTTCGTAGACATCTTCAAAAGTCAGTTGTCCGGTTACCACCGGCAGGGGGCTAGGCAACGGCAAGCTGTCACGGTCAGTCACGGACCCTTCCCTTTCCGAGACAGTGGACCCGGCCCCCAGAAACCGTTGCCTGCGGGCGCGTCATGGGCTGCGGATCTGCAAGCCGGCCTGCAGCCCCTGCAGATATGTGCTGCTGTTCAATGAAAACCCCACATCCAGCCGATCCAGGCCGGTGGGCGCCGCCACTGTCTTCGAGGCGTTCTTGCTGACTGACACGCCGTCCACCGACACCTGTTCGGTCGTCCCCCCCCACTGGGCGTCGATTTCGTGGCGAACCCCGTCGATGGCGTTGGCGGTGTGCCCGAATGACCAGGCGGTGCCGGTGCCATTGAGGCCGACGAAATAGAAAATGCCGCCGTTCTGCTGCAGGTAAAGATTGACCTGTTCACTGAACGAACCGGCCCGGTTGATATTGACCATCGCCTGATCGTTCAAGCGCGGGCCCGCGGGCAACACCACGCTCATATGCAAGCCGGTGGCACCGACCGGCAAGTTGCCGTCGTCGGCCACATAGGTCAGCTGATCTGCCGCCTGGGGGTTGGCCGCCAGCAGCGACAAGGGCAAGTAGGGTCGATTGGCGTCCAGTTGCATGCCGGCCACATGAACCCACGGGCTGCTCCCGTCGCCGGCAAAGGTCGCCGTGTTCGTGTCGTCGAGCAGCGTCAGCCGATAATCCAGCGCGCCGCCCTCGACGGTGAAGGTGTACGTGCAACGAAAGATCTGGTGGCCCCAGTCTTCGATGGTCGCGCCCGCGTTTACGGGCGCCGTCGCCACCGTTCCTGATTCAAGGTCGAACACCGCCTGGCCGTGCGCTGCCACCTCGACGCCGATCAGGTGACCAGCGCCAGAGTGGGCGAAGAACGACAGCCCTTGGCGCGGCCCGCTGAACATCGCGTGCCGCAGCAACGTGTGGGCGACGGCGTTCGTCGATGGGATCAGCGCTTTCATCGTCTGATCGCCGTCGACGAAGGTGACCGCGCCGGGCGTCGCCGTCAGCTCGGCCAACGTCCACTTGGCCGGATCGGGATCGACCAGTTGCATGCGCCCCGGCTCGGCGAAATAACCGCAGCCGAAGGTTCCGACGGCGTCGGTGCGGCAAGCGATGCGCGGCCAGTCCGGCCCCACCAAGAACAGCCGGCGCGCGCCGCCCGATTGCAGCTGGATGTCCACGTAAGCCAGCGAATCGCGCAGCCCGTCCTTGGGCAGCGCCGTTCCGGTGGCCAGGCGCGGGAAGACGCCGGTCAACGCGGCGAACCGCTGATGGCTCAGCGCCTGCCAGCTTGCCGGATCACCAAGGGCCCCCGGCGCAGCAACGAAAAGCTGGAACAGAGCCAGCTGCACGCCAAAGAGAGCGCCGCCCGCCGCGCCGCCGACAGTCAATGGGCTTGGCCCGCCGACATCGCCGACCCCGGCGAGATCGGTCAGCACCCCCGCGCGCCCGTCGCAGTCGATGCGTCCGCCCTGCCCGCGGCTGACCCAGGCCAGGCAGTGGTACCAAGCGCGCGTCGACAAACCCTCCGAAGCGATCTGCGCGGCGTGGGTGCCGTCGCCGAGGGCCAGCACCAGGGCGCCGGCGCTGCTGGTGGCCAGCGACCAGCCCGCGGCGCCCGTTCCCTGGCCGACGATGGGCGCCCCGGGTGCGGCGCGGAAAACCAGCTCGACCACAAAGTCACCGGTCGAAGCCGTCGCCGCACCGTCGGTGGCGACGAATGAAGGAGCATCGGTGCCAAGGCCCACCGCCTGCGTGGCGTCGATGAACGGCGTGGCCAGCGCGAGCTGGGTGATGCCGGCGGCGGGCGCCAGCAGCGATCCGCGATCGGCGTGCCACCCGTCGCTGGCAGCGCGCTCGCCGCGATAACGAAGCGCCGCGGTCACCGCCGCCCCCGACGGCAACGTCAGCGTTTCTGGCAGGAGCGACACCCCGTTGAGGCTGAGGTCGACGGAGAACCGGCACGAGCCGCCGGTGCTGCACGCCGCCGCCGTCGGCGCGCCACCGTCGCCACCGGTGGCGCCGCCACCCGCCCCGCCGCCGCTGCCAGGCGCGAGCCCACCCGCGTCGTAAGACCCGATGATGTAGCGATCAGCCACGCACCCGGCGCTGCCCGTGCACACCGCCAGCGCCGCCGCCAGCCCGCACGCTGCGCTCACGCTGCGAACGATGGAAGCACTGACAGCCACTTCGGTCTCATGGTCGGCGGTTCCGCCGCATAAGACAAGTGTTTGCCCAGCTGCCGTGATCAGCAAGGTCGATCCGCGCCGAGGAAAACAGGCCTGGACGCGCCCTAAAGCCGCGGCCTATCCGCGCGTATTGCGGAAGCGGGCCACCGTCGTCGCCTCTGGATTTACGCGGATGGTCCCGGCGTCGGCGTCGACCACCAGCAGGTGATCTGGCCGCACCCACGAGAACACTCCAGTCACCGACCCCAGCAACGGCACGCCCGCCTCGCGCACGATGGCGGCCACGGCGCCGTCAACCGGCAGATCGCCGTCGACGACGAAGGCGGAAGCGCCGCGCGAGATGGCGTTCAACACCATGAAGGCGCGCAGGTTCTCCACCACCACGATCGCCCCGGTGCGCACCAGCGGACGGCCCGTCGTGGCGGCATGGACCAGCACGCACAGGTCTTCGATCTCCGCGGCACGTTCGGCCATGGCGTCGGCGGTGGCGTGATCGTTCTGCGCCACGCGGAAGGCCACCCGGGCATATTCGCGCGCCACATCCGACAACGCCGGCAGCGGAGACGGCGCTGCCACGGCGGCGGACAGACGCTCGCGAAAACGGCGGTCTTCCAAGATCAGCGCCAGCGTCCCCAACTCGCGCGCCAGGGGGCCGCCGATCCGCTGCACGGCCTTGCCCACTTCGCTCTGCAGGCGCTGCAGCGCCACCTCCAGCGACAGGGGATTGGGCCCGGCCGGCACCTTCGTGTACGACAGCGCGGCCAGCGTGGGCAACACCTCGGCGCGTCCCATGGCCGCGCCGCCGGACAGCGAGACACCGCGCAAACGAGCCACACCGTGGTCGGTTTGCCGATCGCGCTCGCGTCCCTCGGCCCGTTCAAGAGCGTGGCTTATCACCGCCGCCAGCGCGGTGGCCAGCACGACCTCTTCGGCGGCGAACGAGGCCGTCGGCCCACGCTGCAAAACCAGCACGCCGGTGGCGCCCATCCCCCGCAAGACCGGAACCGCCAGCAGCGCGGGGAACCGTTCCTCTCCCAGGCCCGGGATGTACTTGAAGTGTTCGTCAGCGTCGGCGGCGGTGACCGACACCGGGCGCAGCCGATCGGCGACGAAGCCGATGATCCCCTCGCCCACGCGCAGGCGCACGCGTCCGATGGCGTCGACGGGAAAACCGACGTTGCCGCGCATGGTGAACACCGGACCGGCGGCGTCTTCCTCGCGCACGTAGATGCTGACCACGGCGCTGGCGGCGATGGCCGAGACCTCGGTGCACATGGCGGCCAACACCTCGTCAAGCCCGCGTGCCTGGCCGGCCACCTCGATCAGCCGGAAGATTCCGTCCAGGCTGCGGTCGCCCTGTTCGTGGACGACAATCGACGAGTCCGACTCCAGATCCTTCGCCATCATCTGATGTTAGTTTACGGCCGCGCCGGTTTCCGGGCGGTTTCGAAGGTGTTAAATGTGCGCGCGCAAAGCGGCGAGCCACAGCCGTTATGATGCGGGCAGTGACGAATGACGAATACGGCCAGTGACGGGCCTGCGCGGCGGCGCCTGGCGCGGATAATTGCCACGACAATCCTGTTCGGCCTGGGACTTTTGATCGCCGCGGCGCCGGCGATTTTTCCGTCGGGCCGCGCGACGTTGTGGTTTGTGGGCGGCGGGGCGGCCGTGTGGTTGTTCCTCGGCGGCACGCTGTGGCGGCGACGAGACTGGAATGTCGCCGCCGACGACGCGCAAGTGATCCGCGGCGGAACACTTACGGTGGGGACGTGGGTGACGCTGGCGCGCGGATTGTTGATCAGCGCCCTGGGCGGTTTCCTGCTGGCCCCGCCGGCGACGGGCGCGCCGGCCTGGTTGCCGGGCATGCTGTACACGGCGGCGGCGCTGGGTGATGGGCTGGACGGCGTGCTGGCCCGGCGACGGCGGCAAGCGACCAAGCTGGGCGCATCGCTGGACGTCACCACCGACGCGGTCGGACTGCTGGTGGCGCCGCTTTTGGCGGTGGCGCGCGGACGCTTGCCGCCCTGGTACTTGCTGCTGTCGGCGGCATATCCACTGTTTCAGCTGGGCCTGGGCCTGCGCGAGCGCTGGCGTTGGCCGACGTTTCGCGCTCGCCTGCGGCCTTACTCCCGGGCGAAGCTTTTTGCCGGCGTGCAGATGGCCGTCGTCGCGGCGGCGCTTTATCCGGTGCTGCCGCGCTGGGTGCTGTGGCCACTGGCCTCGCTGGCCATGCTGCCGACGCTGGCGCTGTTCGGGCGCGAGTGGCGACTGGCGACGACGACCACGGTGATCGAGCCAAGGGCGCGATGATCGTCGCGCCGCGGTCAGCGCG
Above is a window of Polyangia bacterium DNA encoding:
- a CDS encoding GAF domain-containing protein — its product is MMAKDLESDSSIVVHEQGDRSLDGIFRLIEVAGQARGLDEVLAAMCTEVSAIAASAVVSIYVREEDAAGPVFTMRGNVGFPVDAIGRVRLRVGEGIIGFVADRLRPVSVTAADADEHFKYIPGLGEERFPALLAVPVLRGMGATGVLVLQRGPTASFAAEEVVLATALAAVISHALERAEGRERDRQTDHGVARLRGVSLSGGAAMGRAEVLPTLAALSYTKVPAGPNPLSLEVALQRLQSEVGKAVQRIGGPLARELGTLALILEDRRFRERLSAAVAAPSPLPALSDVAREYARVAFRVAQNDHATADAMAERAAEIEDLCVLVHAATTGRPLVRTGAIVVVENLRAFMVLNAISRGASAFVVDGDLPVDGAVAAIVREAGVPLLGSVTGVFSWVRPDHLLVVDADAGTIRVNPEATTVARFRNTRG
- a CDS encoding CDP-alcohol phosphatidyltransferase family protein; translation: MTNTASDGPARRRLARIIATTILFGLGLLIAAAPAIFPSGRATLWFVGGGAAVWLFLGGTLWRRRDWNVAADDAQVIRGGTLTVGTWVTLARGLLISALGGFLLAPPATGAPAWLPGMLYTAAALGDGLDGVLARRRRQATKLGASLDVTTDAVGLLVAPLLAVARGRLPPWYLLLSAAYPLFQLGLGLRERWRWPTFRARLRPYSRAKLFAGVQMAVVAAALYPVLPRWVLWPLASLAMLPTLALFGREWRLATTTTVIEPRAR
- a CDS encoding sigma-70 family RNA polymerase sigma factor, which encodes MTDRDSLPLPSPLPVVTGQLTFEDVYETQFSFVWRSVLSRGVARAAVDDVVQEVFMVVHRKLGTFEGRSSMRTWLWTIVRRVVRDYLQKHGNAPTGEPLVDDHASTDRGPAELLDQKDAAALLDKLLARMSDVQREVFVMYEIEEMTAVEIAEALAINENTVRTRLRAARQIFSSGVVSQRAGQMWGGHGRSNES
- a CDS encoding di-heme oxidoredictase family protein → MASLALAVAALVTGCLGQIAPGPGGSPKSGDPSSTNLGNPGATPAPGASGGGQMPKPTTTTGLPSDRCGGALPGAFVSNCSACHTANGTANTRYPDLFGFKGTLAEFENQVRNGSANMAAYSPALISDADVAAAYAYFTGQVRAPTDVDLGGVQPLFTAADVKNPPVIFTRDDGVLVTRGAGRVRGRHEKEGSYGPFLSHYFEDRTYGFTVEDFTPMGKQEIRVTYLPIAMPDHTGNRITNWRAWKQQGNNATFQDNEYMKDVPAAPMPPMGKTAAVQQYDQTNIPVGRTMTVGENFEFEFGVFIAPATMTSPGSRDSYYTDTFRYRIGLGGMTANNKDYVAIPGPLPNAQLGGDTTVVWAVAEPDTYFEQMALNMQHENVQNFVEGRRLFHTDFVTGAHSEPDNPVFTAQAGKAGPFYSTTACVNCHLKNGPGALLDGPLSAQSSMVFKLYNAGALGNQLQLQEGTASVAGYDMKTVALADGTSVTLKRPTFTVTTKDGQPITGYSARLARKLIGLGLLEAIDEKTILSRADRLDCDKDGISGRPNFVNEPGTNLLRVGRLGWKAEKVSVVHQVADAAEADLGVGTSLIPDSTGKVELGDDDLNKLTTYMRLIGVSPQRDGEDPTVRHGEQVFKTVGCSKCHVTDVVTGANHPFAELRGQAVRPFTDLLLHDMGADLADESGVAADDKPGAPPSASEWRTPPLWGLGLYQTVNGHTGLLHDGRAANVTEAVLWHGGEAAAIRDQFAALPAADREALVAFLMSL